One Nicotiana sylvestris chromosome 12, ASM39365v2, whole genome shotgun sequence genomic window carries:
- the LOC138883346 gene encoding acyltransferase Pun1-like: MDSGVCNPTRAEVVTALLYKCAVAARRANFGSFRPSSLFQVADMRQRLNPSLSQDASGNIVSGFLVPITNEREMYCPRLVSEMRKEKEKLVDKDNINKNAFISKVIASLEKGKNNESDDYYCSSLNAFPHYETDFG, from the coding sequence ATGGATTCAGGAGTATGCAATCCTACTCGAGCCGAAGTTGTGACCGCACTCCTTTATAAATGTGCTGTAGCTGCACGAAGAGCGAATTTTGGTTCATTTAGACCATCTTCCTTGTTTCAAGTGGCAGATATGCGCCAAAGGCTGAACCCATCTTTGTCACAAGATGCATCTGGAAATATTGTATCTGGATTTTTGGTGCCAATAACCAATGAAAGGGAAATGTATTGTCCAAGATTGGTTAGTGAAATgagaaaggagaaagagaaacttgTGGATAAAGATAATATTAACAAAAATGCATTTATCTCAAAAGTAATTGCTTCACttgaaaaagggaaaaacaatGAATCTGATGATTATTATTGTAGCAGTTTGaatgcattcccgcattatgAAACGGACTTTGGTTGA